DNA sequence from the Streptomyces cinnabarinus genome:
ATGAAGTTCCCCACGCCCAAGGAACCCAAGGCCGCCGCCGGTCTGGAGGGCCAGAAGGGCTATCTCGTCGACCTCGCCAACAACCAGCTCGAAGAGCAGCTGATGGAGCAGGAGGGCATCTCCCGCTCCGAGGCCGAGACCCAGGTCAAGTCCCAGGGCTGGACGATCACCCTGAACATCGACCCGAAGAAGCAGGCGCAACTGGAGAAGGCGGTCGACGCCGAGCTGACCAGCAAGCTCGACGCCAAGGAGCGCCCCGTCGACGGGGACGTCCAGGCGGGCGCCGTCTCCGTCGACCCCAAGACAGGGAAGATCGTCGCCCTGTACGGCGGCGAGGACTACTTCAAGCACTACCGCTCCAACGCGACCAGAAACGACTACCAGCCGGCGTCCACGTTCAAGCCGGTCATCCTCGCCGCCGCCCTGGAGAACGAGTCCGAGAACCAGGACGGCCAGACCATCGGCGCCAAGACGGTCTACGACGGCACGAGCAAGCGGCCGGCGGTGGACGCCGACGGCAAGAAGGTCGGCTTCGCCCCGCCGAACGAGGACAACGTCTCCTACGGCGACGTCACCGTCCAGACCGCCATGAACAAGTCCGTGAACTCGGTGTTCGCGCAGATGGGCATCGACGTCGGCATGGACGAGGTGATGGACACCGCCGCCGCCCTCGGCATGGACGACGACCTCCAGGCCGTGCCCGCGCAGACGCTGGGCACGATGGGCGCCAGCCCGCTCCAGATGGCCGGGGTCTACGCCACCCTCGACAACCACGGCAAGCAGGTCACCCCGACCCTGATCAAGTCCGCCGAGCAGCACAACCGCACGGTCGACATCCCCGACCCGATCGGTGAGCAGGTCATCAGTCCCGAGGCCGCGGACACCGTGACCTCGGTGCTCACCGGTGTGGTCGACGACGGTACGGCCCAGCGCTCGGTGCGCGACAACCCGGCCCGCGACGGCCAGGAGGTGGCCGGCAAGACGGGTACGTCCGACTTCGGCCGGTCGGCCTGGTTCACCGGCTACACACCGGACCTGGTGACCTCGGTCGGTCTGTTCGGCGAGGACGCCAAGACCGGCAAGCAGGTCAACATGAAGGGCGCGACGGGCAAGCTGCCGGGCAACGGCCGGGTCAACGGCGGTGGTATTCCGGCCTCGATCTGGTCGGCGTACATGTTCGGAGTGACCGACCCGGACGCCGAGTTCGACCTCGACACCGACCAGGGCGCGGCGGTGGAGCCGACCTGGACGCCGACGAAGACCCAGGAGCCCAGCCGGACGCCGACGCAGGAGCCGACCTCCCAGGCCCCGACCACCCAGGCGCCGACGCAGACTCCGACCCAGACGCCCACCGGCACCCCGACGACGGAGCCCCCGACGGGCGAGCCGACGACGGAGGAACCGACGACGGGGCCGCCGACGGACGACATCCCGGAGGATCCCGTCGATCCGGACCAGGAGAGATAGCCGAGGAGGCCGGTCCCCGCATGGGGGACCGGCCTCCGCTCGTTCTCGGCTCAGCCTCGGTTCAGCTCGAACCAGACGACCTTCCCGGTGCTGAGCCGCGTGGCCCCCCACCGCCGGGCCAGCTTGTTCACCAGATACAGCCCTCGCCCGCCCTCGTCCGTGGCGCGAGCCTGCCGCAGCCGGGGCAACTGCGGCACGTCGTCCCCGACTTCGCAGCGCAGCACATCGGTGCGCAGCAGCCGGAGCGTGACCGGCCGGGAGGCGTACCGCACGGCGTTCGTCACGACCTCGCTCACCAACAGCTCGACGGAGTCGCTGAGTTCCTCAAGGCCCCAGCGCGACAGGGCACGCCGGGCCAGCTTCCGGGCCCGGCCGGGCGCCGCGTCCTCCGGCTCCAGGAACCAGTACGCGACATCGCTGGGCGCGATCCCGTCGAACCGGGCGGCGAGCAGCGCGATGTCGTCGTCCCGGTCACCCGGGCCGAGCATGTCGAGCACCTCGTCGCACAGCGCTTCCAGCGGCGGCGGATGGTCGGGACCGGTCAGCTGAGCGGTCGCGGCGAGCTTCTCGCGCAGTTGCTCTATCCCGGTCCACACGTCCCGCAGCCGCGACTCGACCAAACCGTCCGTGTACAGCAGCAGGGTCGCACCGGCCGGCGCGTCCAGCTCCACGGCCTCGAAGTCGACGCCGCCGACCCCGATCGGCGCCCCCGGCGGCACCCGCAGCACCTCGGCCCGTCCGCCCAGGTGCAGCAGCACCGGCGGCGGGTGACCGGCGTTGGCGATGGTGATGCGGTGCGAGACCGGGTCGTAAACGGCGTACAGGCACGTCGCCATCCGGTCCGTGCCGAGCCGCTGGGCCTGCTCGTCGAGGTGGTGCAGCACCTCCTGCGGCGGCAGGTCCAGGCCCGCGAGCGTCTGGGCCGTCGTCCGCAGCTGGCCCATGATCGCCGCGGAGGTCATGGAGTGGCCCATGACATCGCCGACCACCAGCGCCACCCGGCTGCCCGGCAGCGGGATCGCGTCGTACCAGTCGCCGCCGACCCGGGCGGTCTCGGCGGCCGGGAGATAGCGGGAGGCGAGCCGTACGCCGGTCGGCCGGGGCAGGGTCTCGGGCAGCATGGTGCGCTGGAGCTCGTCCGCGATGTACGCCTCACGGCCGTACAGCACCGCCTTGTCGATGCCGAGCGCGCTGTGCGTGGCGAGCTGGGCGGCGACCAGCAGGTCGTCCGCCTCGAAGGCGATGCGCTCGGGGCGGCGCAGGAACAGCGCGGCGCCGATCACCCGGCGGCGGCCGCGCAGCGGGGCGAGGATCGCGCGCTGTCCGGTGGGCACCACCAACTCGCCGTCCTCGCCCAGGAGTTCGGGCAGCGCGGCGCGAGCGGCCGGCGCGTCCGCGAACACCGGACGGACCCCGCGCAGCACCTCGGCGAGCGCGCCGCCGGGCTGCACCTCGCACAACTCGGCGGTGACGGCGGACAGTTCGGCCAGCTCGGTGGGCTCCGGCACGCCCGGGACGGGCAGGAAGCCCTCGGTGTCCCGCTCCTCCGGTATCCGGTCGGTGCGCCGCAGCCGCAGCACGACGGGCCCGGTGGGCCGCTCGTCGCCGACCGGCAGCGGATCGCGCAGATAGACCAGGATCGCGTCGGAGAAGGTCGGCACGGTCGCCCGGCACAGCCCCATCACGATCTCGTCGAGGTCGATACCGCGGGCGATCCGCCGGGTCGCGGCGCCCACGAACCGCAGCCGGTCGCCGTCCCGCCGCATGGGCGTGGGCCGGCCGGGCTGCACGCCCTGGCCGGTGCGGCGTTCCTCCGCCGACGACTCGGTGCCCGGCTGGGGCGGGATGCCCTCCGGGACCGGCCGGGGACGATGGGTGTCGGCCTCCGCGGCGGCGGAGGGCTGCGCATGCTCGGGACCGTTGCTCACGGGGGCCTTGTCGTTGCCGGACGGTGCGGTGGTGCCCGGGGTGGAGGGCGGTTCGCCGGTGCGCGCCTGCGCGGGTAACGCGGCGGCGCCGGGCGCGCGGGGCGGTGTCGGGGTACGCAGGAGCGCCCCGCGGCTGTCCGCGGGGTCGGCGCCCAGGGGGCGCTCGAAGGAGGTCGGCTGCTCCGTCACGCGTGTCGCATCCATCCGTCCGGGGCGTGTCGTTCGTCCCGCCGAAGTCCCGATACCCGCAATACGTGCCCCAGGAACGGGATTCCCGCGTGGTCAGAGGCTGTTCCTGTGCAACCGGCGGGCTGTGCGCCGCCCGTACCGGTGTTGCCGTCGTACCCCTCGCTCACGTCCTGCCGCCCCTCGGTGACGATCGGTCAAGCCCGCTGTGCGCTCCCGCAGTTGCCGCCGCGCGCCCTTGCGGAGGACGATCCTACGTTTCTTGCCCGGGGGCGCATCAAGGGTCTCATGAGGACACGTGCGCGGGCGTACGGTCCAAGTCCTCCGGCAGTGACGGTACAGCCCAGGACGGGTCGGGGCGCCAGTGTTGCCAGCCGTCCGTGAACGGCGCCCCCCAGGAGCGGATCGTCTCCACGGCGGCCCGCCCGGCCTCCCGCACCCCCTCGGCGGCCCTGGCGTCCATCAGTCCGTCCTGCTGGGCCTGCGCGAACTCGTCCTCGTCCCGCCAGCCCCAACTCCGGTCCGGGTACACGCAGATGTCCAGGAAATGGTCCTCGGAGTCCACTCCGCCCGCCCAACGGGCCAGCGGCTGCTCCAGGTTCACGTACCAGTTCTTGAACCGCCAGCCCGGCTCCCAGAACAGCCACACCGACCACGGCTCGCCGGGTCTGGCCAGTTTCAGTACCCCGGTGCCGAACCAGCGGCCGCGCTGGACCGTGCGCGGCTTGGTGTAGCGCGAGTCCAGCGGCTCCTGGTGCACGGGGGTGCCGTCGGCGAGCGCGGGCTTCAGACACTCGGTCCCGGGCGCCAGCCACACGGCGAGCAGGTCGGCGTCGTCCCGGACGACGGTGACCGGACGCACGATGTGGAAGCGCGCGCCGGCGTTCTCCCGGTATCGCCACAGGATGTGACTCCCGGGCGTCCAGTACGCCGTAGAACCGCCCGCTTCCACTGTCGTCGTCGCTCCGTCGTCCGCCATGCACAGATATTAGGTGTCACTCACTGACGACGCTGCGGCGAACGTCACGGTTCGCGGTCGCGGCGCCAAACGTCACGGGCGCGTCATACGCAGGACATCCAGGGCTTCGTCCAGCTCAG
Encoded proteins:
- a CDS encoding DUF402 domain-containing protein, with product MADDGATTTVEAGGSTAYWTPGSHILWRYRENAGARFHIVRPVTVVRDDADLLAVWLAPGTECLKPALADGTPVHQEPLDSRYTKPRTVQRGRWFGTGVLKLARPGEPWSVWLFWEPGWRFKNWYVNLEQPLARWAGGVDSEDHFLDICVYPDRSWGWRDEDEFAQAQQDGLMDARAAEGVREAGRAAVETIRSWGAPFTDGWQHWRPDPSWAVPSLPEDLDRTPAHVSS
- a CDS encoding transglycosylase domain-containing protein, which codes for MGRAEERRARQRGGGRAAPQRHRSSGTAGKSGIRRFFTWKKILGTFLGLCLLGIGGFIVLYMMVDVPKGNAAARLQSNVYKYSDGTVLARDGKVNREIVDLSKVPEEIRNAFVAAENKSFYKDSGVDFKGTARGLLNTVSGKGAQGGSTITQQYVKNYYLTQEQTVTRKLRELVISLKVDRQMSKDEILAGYLNTSYFGRNAYGIQAAAQAYYRVDAEKLKVEQGAYLAALLQAPSQYDWAVASETGKKLVKARWNYVLDNMVEEGWLSSSDRQSMKFPTPKEPKAAAGLEGQKGYLVDLANNQLEEQLMEQEGISRSEAETQVKSQGWTITLNIDPKKQAQLEKAVDAELTSKLDAKERPVDGDVQAGAVSVDPKTGKIVALYGGEDYFKHYRSNATRNDYQPASTFKPVILAAALENESENQDGQTIGAKTVYDGTSKRPAVDADGKKVGFAPPNEDNVSYGDVTVQTAMNKSVNSVFAQMGIDVGMDEVMDTAAALGMDDDLQAVPAQTLGTMGASPLQMAGVYATLDNHGKQVTPTLIKSAEQHNRTVDIPDPIGEQVISPEAADTVTSVLTGVVDDGTAQRSVRDNPARDGQEVAGKTGTSDFGRSAWFTGYTPDLVTSVGLFGEDAKTGKQVNMKGATGKLPGNGRVNGGGIPASIWSAYMFGVTDPDAEFDLDTDQGAAVEPTWTPTKTQEPSRTPTQEPTSQAPTTQAPTQTPTQTPTGTPTTEPPTGEPTTEEPTTGPPTDDIPEDPVDPDQER
- a CDS encoding ATP-binding SpoIIE family protein phosphatase, which encodes MDATRVTEQPTSFERPLGADPADSRGALLRTPTPPRAPGAAALPAQARTGEPPSTPGTTAPSGNDKAPVSNGPEHAQPSAAAEADTHRPRPVPEGIPPQPGTESSAEERRTGQGVQPGRPTPMRRDGDRLRFVGAATRRIARGIDLDEIVMGLCRATVPTFSDAILVYLRDPLPVGDERPTGPVVLRLRRTDRIPEERDTEGFLPVPGVPEPTELAELSAVTAELCEVQPGGALAEVLRGVRPVFADAPAARAALPELLGEDGELVVPTGQRAILAPLRGRRRVIGAALFLRRPERIAFEADDLLVAAQLATHSALGIDKAVLYGREAYIADELQRTMLPETLPRPTGVRLASRYLPAAETARVGGDWYDAIPLPGSRVALVVGDVMGHSMTSAAIMGQLRTTAQTLAGLDLPPQEVLHHLDEQAQRLGTDRMATCLYAVYDPVSHRITIANAGHPPPVLLHLGGRAEVLRVPPGAPIGVGGVDFEAVELDAPAGATLLLYTDGLVESRLRDVWTGIEQLREKLAATAQLTGPDHPPPLEALCDEVLDMLGPGDRDDDIALLAARFDGIAPSDVAYWFLEPEDAAPGRARKLARRALSRWGLEELSDSVELLVSEVVTNAVRYASRPVTLRLLRTDVLRCEVGDDVPQLPRLRQARATDEGGRGLYLVNKLARRWGATRLSTGKVVWFELNRG